In one window of uncultured Draconibacterium sp. DNA:
- a CDS encoding cysteate synthase, producing MSKDFSPTKYILKSFKTGKEFKDEGWMLDAPGEAEPTLIRAIYDKKQIDVKDDSWGLYKFADWLPIGRMLEGSSAPVTYKSEGLAKELGLENLWITFSGYWPEKGTNMKTASFKETEAYSVCGRMTEDMKQVLVVASAGNTSRAFARVCSENNIPLIICVPEDNISALWFDGPINDCVKLICSKSGSDYFDAIHLSNIVAGMEGFVAEGGAKNVARRDGMATTMLSATTTIGKIPDYYFQAIGSGTGAIAAWEANLRLIEDGRFGNKKMKLMVSQNSPFTPIHDAWKADSRAMLSLDDNLAREQVEAIVAKVLSNRKPPYPIAGGLYDAMKDAGGEVLLASNEQAAHAGELFLKTEDNDIHPASAIATATLIEAVKDGTVKKDDLIMLNITGGGEEKFKAENELFYLKPEIVFDINPNEEEVKAKVEKLFSK from the coding sequence ATGAGCAAAGATTTTTCGCCCACAAAATACATCCTGAAATCGTTTAAAACAGGCAAGGAGTTTAAAGATGAAGGCTGGATGCTGGATGCTCCGGGTGAGGCCGAACCAACATTAATTCGTGCTATTTACGATAAAAAACAGATTGACGTAAAAGACGATTCGTGGGGCTTATACAAATTTGCTGACTGGTTACCCATTGGCCGGATGCTTGAAGGATCGTCGGCACCGGTGACCTACAAAAGCGAGGGGTTGGCAAAAGAACTGGGGCTCGAAAATCTTTGGATCACCTTTAGCGGCTACTGGCCCGAAAAAGGCACAAACATGAAAACAGCCTCGTTTAAAGAAACCGAAGCTTACTCGGTTTGCGGGCGTATGACCGAAGATATGAAACAAGTTCTGGTGGTTGCCTCCGCCGGAAATACATCGCGTGCGTTTGCCCGTGTTTGTTCTGAAAATAATATTCCGCTTATCATTTGTGTTCCTGAAGACAACATCAGTGCACTTTGGTTCGACGGACCAATTAACGATTGCGTAAAACTGATCTGCAGTAAATCGGGCAGCGACTATTTTGATGCCATTCACCTGTCGAACATCGTGGCCGGGATGGAAGGTTTTGTTGCTGAAGGAGGTGCAAAAAATGTTGCCCGCCGTGACGGAATGGCAACTACAATGCTTTCGGCAACTACAACAATTGGCAAAATTCCTGATTATTATTTTCAGGCCATTGGTAGCGGAACCGGAGCCATTGCAGCCTGGGAAGCCAACCTGCGTTTAATCGAAGACGGACGATTCGGCAATAAAAAAATGAAACTGATGGTTTCGCAGAATTCGCCGTTTACCCCAATTCATGATGCGTGGAAAGCTGATTCGCGCGCAATGCTGTCGTTGGATGATAACCTGGCCCGCGAGCAGGTGGAAGCAATTGTGGCCAAAGTTTTATCGAACCGTAAACCTCCGTACCCAATTGCCGGAGGATTGTACGATGCAATGAAAGACGCAGGTGGCGAAGTATTGTTGGCATCGAACGAACAAGCTGCCCATGCAGGCGAATTGTTCCTGAAAACCGAAGATAACGATATTCATCCGGCATCGGCTATTGCAACTGCTACATTAATTGAGGCAGTGAAAGACGGCACGGTAAAAAAGGATGACCTGATAATGCTGAATATTACAGGTGGCGGCGAAGAAAAATTCAAAGCAGAAAACGAGTTGTTCTACTTAAAACCTGAAATCGTTTTTGATATCAATCCGAACGAAGAAGAGGTTAAAGCAAAGGTGGAAAAGCTTTTTTCGAAATAA
- a CDS encoding lycopene cyclase domain-containing protein — MEIQKLSYLLLLLIYLVIPVAVSFQKKVRFVFRLKYILPAVIFAGAIFIMWDLRFDQMRIWTFNPDYLSGIELLRLPIEEWLAFLIIPLSSIYIYEWLKIRFEDFDKPNVFVIISLVLLLVTGVLAYVFRTRMFSFFTFFLSAIYLGYTVFRNRFRKYYTKFYLALAISLIPFLIVSAILNSLPAIVYDSAHTMGLAIFGVPVEKIGYLFLMLLINVTIYEYLSNRKQ, encoded by the coding sequence ATGGAGATTCAAAAACTATCGTACCTGCTGCTTTTGCTGATCTACCTGGTAATTCCGGTGGCAGTCAGCTTTCAAAAAAAGGTGCGGTTTGTTTTCAGGCTAAAGTATATTTTGCCTGCCGTAATTTTTGCCGGAGCCATTTTTATCATGTGGGACCTCCGGTTTGACCAAATGAGAATCTGGACTTTTAATCCCGATTATCTTTCCGGAATTGAACTGCTTCGGTTACCGATTGAAGAGTGGCTGGCATTTTTAATTATTCCGCTGTCATCCATTTATATTTACGAGTGGCTTAAAATTCGTTTCGAGGATTTTGACAAGCCCAATGTTTTTGTGATTATCAGCCTTGTGCTTTTGCTTGTTACAGGAGTTTTAGCCTATGTTTTCCGTACCCGGATGTTTAGCTTCTTTACTTTCTTCCTGTCGGCAATTTACCTGGGATACACCGTTTTTCGTAACCGTTTCAGAAAATACTACACCAAATTTTACCTGGCGCTGGCCATCTCATTAATACCCTTTCTAATTGTCTCGGCAATTTTAAATTCGCTTCCGGCAATTGTTTACGATTCGGCCCACACTATGGGATTAGCTATTTTTGGCGTTCCTGTTGAAAAGATCGGGTACCTCTTTTTGATGTTACTCATTAACGTAACTATCTACGAATATTTGAGCAACCGGAAGCAATAA
- a CDS encoding LytTR family DNA-binding domain-containing protein has protein sequence MSEEKIKEYYPVKEGNKITLIRFDEIVDLSAGNNYVFLTDITGKEYVVDTTLADLEQKFPEEFIRIHKSTVVNKNLIHEVKRLGNGRFDLVMKCEKERIVSCSKSYNEKIRDLIDF, from the coding sequence ATGTCGGAAGAAAAAATTAAGGAGTATTATCCGGTAAAAGAGGGGAATAAAATTACGCTTATTCGTTTTGACGAAATCGTTGATCTTTCGGCAGGGAATAATTATGTTTTTCTAACTGATATTACCGGGAAAGAATACGTGGTTGATACTACCCTTGCAGATTTGGAGCAAAAATTTCCGGAAGAGTTTATCCGTATTCATAAATCAACGGTGGTGAATAAAAACCTGATCCACGAGGTTAAAAGGTTGGGGAATGGCCGGTTTGATTTGGTTATGAAATGCGAGAAGGAAAGAATTGTTTCCTGCAGCAAAAGTTATAACGAAAAGATTAGGGACTTAATAGACTTCTAA
- a CDS encoding glycosyltransferase N-terminal domain-containing protein, protein MSLLYNLGILFYGLFIRIAALFNEKAKLFVTGRKNWIKKLDSTVEKNASYIWFHCASLGEFEQGRPVLEEIKKQFPEYKVVLTFFSPSGYEIRKNYEGADIVSYLPMDTQKNAQEFIRLVNPEKVFFVKYEFWYNYIAELKRQQIPLYIISAIFRENQQFFKSTPWGKWYRKMLHSFEHIFIQNDTSARLLEQAGIKHYTVSGDTRFDRVAEIARGAKKFEIVEKFRGNNVTLIAGSTWKPDEELLAAFINNCSDVKFIIAPHEVAPANINRIQELLKKPAICFSKADISNIDSYDVLIIDSIGILSSLYQYGNIAYIGGGFGVGIHNILEAATFKLPVLFGPNYLKFKEAVDLVNEKGAFPIQNFTELKATLNKLINDKTSLQNASKICKYYIEKNVGSTKLIINKVFNKK, encoded by the coding sequence ATGAGCTTACTTTACAACCTTGGAATTTTGTTTTACGGACTTTTTATCCGTATTGCGGCTTTATTTAACGAGAAGGCAAAACTGTTTGTTACCGGGCGCAAAAACTGGATAAAAAAACTCGATTCGACTGTTGAGAAAAATGCGTCGTACATTTGGTTTCATTGTGCGTCGCTGGGCGAATTTGAACAGGGCAGGCCGGTTTTAGAGGAAATAAAAAAACAATTTCCGGAATACAAGGTCGTACTCACTTTCTTTTCGCCATCGGGGTACGAAATCCGGAAAAACTATGAAGGAGCAGATATCGTTTCCTACTTACCAATGGACACCCAAAAGAATGCTCAGGAATTTATCCGACTGGTTAACCCCGAAAAAGTATTCTTTGTGAAATACGAATTCTGGTACAACTACATTGCAGAACTCAAACGTCAGCAAATTCCACTTTATATTATCTCAGCCATTTTCAGAGAAAACCAGCAGTTTTTTAAATCAACGCCCTGGGGAAAATGGTACCGAAAAATGCTGCACAGCTTCGAACATATTTTTATCCAGAACGACACTTCGGCCCGGCTTCTTGAACAGGCAGGCATCAAACATTATACTGTTTCGGGCGATACTCGTTTCGATCGGGTGGCCGAAATTGCCCGCGGTGCAAAAAAGTTCGAAATTGTGGAAAAGTTCAGGGGAAATAACGTAACCCTGATTGCCGGAAGCACCTGGAAGCCCGATGAGGAGCTGCTTGCAGCGTTTATTAACAACTGCAGCGATGTGAAGTTTATAATCGCGCCACACGAGGTTGCACCCGCAAATATCAACAGAATTCAGGAATTGTTAAAAAAACCGGCCATTTGTTTCAGCAAAGCCGATATTTCAAACATCGACAGCTACGATGTGTTAATAATTGATTCGATCGGCATTTTATCTTCGCTGTACCAATACGGAAACATAGCGTACATAGGCGGTGGCTTCGGCGTTGGCATTCACAATATCCTGGAAGCGGCGACTTTTAAGCTGCCTGTTTTGTTCGGGCCGAATTATTTAAAATTTAAAGAAGCGGTTGATCTGGTAAACGAAAAAGGAGCCTTCCCCATCCAAAATTTTACCGAGCTGAAAGCTACACTCAACAAGCTCATCAACGATAAAACAAGCCTGCAAAATGCCTCCAAAATTTGCAAATATTATATAGAAAAAAACGTGGGCTCAACAAAGCTTATCATAAATAAAGTTTTTAACAAAAAGTGA
- a CDS encoding glycoside hydrolase family 2 TIM barrel-domain containing protein produces MTLTLFSIALIALVSCNNYTDYSNVPYDEPNPKPWEDPGIYQVNKAEPHAHFIPFASAEQARTEDKWQSPLLKSLNGTWQFRLAQNPSERPFWFFKNDFDTREWDEIQVPANWEVVGFDYPIYTNVKYPHAQTPPLIQEHYNPVGSYKRTFEVPAEWDERDIIAHFGAVSSNMNLWVNEQYVGYSEDSKTPAEFNITKYLVPGENTMAVEIFRWSDASYLEDQDFWRLSGITRDVYLVARGQQSLKDFRVGSSLDDSYTNGLFSLNLELANSGNLTVEAVLSDNGNVVKEFSETTDGTAVNFEAEIPNVKQWSAEIPNLYELVITLKNGEEVVEVIRQDVGFRRIEIIDATLRVNGKYVYIKGANLHEHNDKTGHVQDKETMLLDIKTMKENNLNAVRTSHYPQPELWYELCNKYGLYIVDEANIESHGMGYGDESLAKNEAWKGAHLYRTKNMFERDKNQPCVVIWSLGNEAGNGVNFMATYDFLKSEDKTRPVQYEQAHGGVNTDINCPMYMRMEGMERFAKEKADKPLIQCEYAHAMGNSVGNLQDYWDLIEKYDVLQGGFIWDWVDQGLWTTNDAGEGFWAYGGDFGPDTVPSDGNFCNNGLVDPDRTVKPHLLEVKKVYQYIGFKAVDLKKGIISIENKYAFMNLSAFDFVWEVTADGKVVDSGDLGSIDLAPGESKKVTIGFDVKPEAGVEYFLNVHAKLKEDWSLVEAGWILAEEQFEIPFVVPVTLEYKIPQMSDVNLEETAETATVLGEAFSVTFDKKAGIISSLKKGETELLISGPIPNFWRAPIDNDYGNNLYNRSRVWRKAGENRKVANVEVKALNNSTAEVVFSFDLANDDKEKIATYKSIYTVYGTGDIVVENNFKMTKDDLPEIVRMGMNLVMPRNFDQMSWFGRGPQESYWDRKTGAFVGLYSGSVADQYWAYLRPQENGNKTDVRWVTITDEAGNGLLFAGMPLLEVSAHHNIMEDFESAERTDGRQVPGVEVINRHINDVKPRELTSVNIDYKQMGVGGDDSWGAWTHDEYRLTDKKYSYAFKISFISPEEDPATKAKAKF; encoded by the coding sequence TTGACACTAACATTATTTTCAATCGCACTGATTGCATTGGTTTCGTGTAACAACTATACCGACTACTCCAATGTACCTTACGATGAACCCAATCCAAAACCGTGGGAAGACCCGGGAATTTACCAGGTAAACAAAGCTGAGCCACATGCTCACTTTATCCCTTTTGCATCGGCAGAACAAGCCCGCACTGAAGACAAGTGGCAATCGCCACTACTAAAATCACTAAACGGAACCTGGCAATTTCGCCTGGCACAAAACCCGTCGGAACGCCCGTTTTGGTTTTTCAAGAATGATTTTGATACCCGCGAATGGGACGAAATTCAGGTACCTGCCAACTGGGAAGTGGTTGGATTTGATTACCCGATATACACTAACGTAAAATACCCGCACGCTCAAACTCCTCCGTTAATTCAGGAGCATTACAATCCGGTAGGATCGTACAAACGAACTTTCGAAGTTCCTGCCGAATGGGATGAAAGAGACATTATCGCACATTTTGGCGCAGTTTCGTCGAATATGAATCTTTGGGTGAACGAGCAATATGTGGGCTACAGCGAAGACAGCAAAACACCGGCTGAGTTCAATATCACCAAATATTTGGTACCGGGAGAGAATACCATGGCCGTTGAGATTTTCCGCTGGAGCGATGCTTCGTATCTGGAAGATCAGGATTTCTGGCGTCTAAGCGGAATCACCCGCGATGTATATCTTGTGGCACGTGGCCAACAGTCTTTAAAAGATTTCCGTGTTGGCTCATCGCTTGATGATAGCTATACAAATGGCCTGTTCTCACTGAACTTAGAACTGGCAAACAGCGGTAATTTAACCGTTGAGGCGGTACTTTCGGATAACGGTAATGTTGTAAAAGAATTCTCGGAAACGACCGACGGAACAGCGGTAAACTTTGAAGCTGAAATTCCAAACGTAAAACAGTGGTCGGCTGAAATTCCAAATCTTTACGAACTAGTTATCACCCTAAAAAACGGAGAAGAAGTTGTTGAAGTTATCCGCCAGGATGTTGGCTTCCGTCGCATTGAAATCATCGATGCAACCCTTCGCGTAAACGGAAAATACGTCTACATTAAAGGTGCTAACCTGCACGAACACAACGACAAAACCGGTCATGTTCAGGATAAAGAAACGATGTTGCTGGACATTAAAACCATGAAGGAGAATAACCTGAATGCCGTTCGCACATCGCACTATCCACAACCAGAACTGTGGTACGAGCTATGTAATAAATATGGTCTGTACATTGTTGACGAAGCCAATATCGAATCGCACGGAATGGGTTATGGAGACGAATCACTGGCCAAGAACGAAGCCTGGAAAGGTGCCCACTTGTACCGCACCAAAAATATGTTCGAGCGCGACAAGAACCAACCTTGTGTGGTCATCTGGAGCCTGGGTAACGAAGCCGGAAACGGTGTAAATTTTATGGCTACTTACGATTTCCTTAAATCAGAAGACAAAACACGCCCGGTACAATACGAGCAGGCACACGGTGGTGTAAACACCGATATCAACTGCCCAATGTATATGCGCATGGAGGGCATGGAACGTTTTGCCAAAGAAAAAGCCGATAAACCTTTAATCCAGTGCGAATACGCACACGCCATGGGTAACAGTGTTGGAAACCTGCAAGACTACTGGGATTTGATTGAAAAATACGATGTGCTACAAGGTGGATTTATTTGGGACTGGGTTGACCAAGGCTTGTGGACCACTAACGACGCCGGTGAAGGCTTCTGGGCTTACGGTGGCGACTTTGGCCCCGATACGGTTCCTTCTGATGGCAACTTCTGCAACAATGGTTTGGTTGATCCCGACCGCACTGTAAAACCCCATCTATTAGAAGTCAAAAAAGTATATCAATATATTGGCTTCAAAGCTGTTGACCTTAAAAAAGGCATTATATCAATAGAGAACAAATATGCATTCATGAACTTGTCGGCCTTCGACTTTGTTTGGGAAGTTACTGCCGACGGGAAAGTAGTTGACAGCGGCGACCTGGGTAGCATTGATTTAGCACCGGGTGAAAGCAAAAAAGTCACCATCGGGTTCGATGTAAAACCGGAAGCCGGTGTTGAATATTTTCTGAATGTTCATGCAAAATTAAAAGAAGACTGGAGCCTTGTTGAAGCCGGTTGGATTTTGGCTGAAGAGCAGTTTGAAATTCCGTTCGTTGTGCCAGTGACACTGGAATACAAAATTCCTCAAATGTCGGATGTAAACCTGGAAGAAACAGCTGAAACCGCAACCGTATTGGGCGAAGCATTCTCGGTAACTTTCGATAAGAAAGCCGGTATCATTTCGAGCCTTAAAAAAGGTGAAACGGAATTATTGATCAGTGGACCGATTCCAAATTTCTGGCGCGCACCAATCGACAACGACTATGGTAATAATCTTTATAACCGAAGCCGCGTATGGCGCAAAGCCGGCGAAAACCGGAAGGTTGCCAATGTTGAAGTAAAAGCGTTAAACAACAGCACCGCCGAGGTGGTTTTCAGCTTTGACTTGGCAAACGACGACAAAGAAAAAATTGCAACCTACAAATCGATTTACACCGTTTACGGCACAGGAGATATTGTAGTTGAAAACAACTTCAAAATGACTAAAGACGACCTGCCGGAAATCGTTCGTATGGGAATGAATCTGGTAATGCCACGCAATTTCGACCAAATGAGCTGGTTTGGCCGCGGCCCGCAAGAATCTTACTGGGACAGAAAAACAGGAGCTTTTGTTGGCTTGTACAGCGGTAGCGTTGCCGATCAGTATTGGGCATATCTTCGTCCGCAGGAGAACGGAAACAAAACCGATGTACGTTGGGTAACTATCACCGACGAAGCCGGAAACGGTCTGTTATTCGCCGGAATGCCATTGCTGGAAGTTAGCGCTCACCATAACATTATGGAAGACTTTGAAAGTGCCGAACGTACCGATGGCCGCCAGGTTCCCGGCGTTGAAGTGATCAACCGCCACATTAACGATGTAAAACCACGCGAACTTACTTCGGTTAACATCGATTACAAACAAATGGGTGTTGGTGGCGACGACAGCTGGGGTGCCTGGACGCATGACGAGTACCGCCTTACCGACAAAAAATACAGTTACGCATTCAAAATAAGTTTCATTTCGCCCGAAGAAGATCCGGCGACAAAAGCAAAAGCTAAGTTCTAG
- a CDS encoding adenosylcobalamin-dependent ribonucleoside-diphosphate reductase, translated as MAVNEVSVKAPAGKKIYSQEEAVNASLEYFRGDDLAARVWVNKYALKDSYGNIFELTPDDMHKRLAKEIARIEERYPNPLTEDEIYSVLKDFKYIVPQGGPMTGIGNDYQIASLSNCFVVGNDGDSDSYGGIMKIDQEQVQLMKRRGGVGHDLSHIRPKGSPVKNSALTSTGIVPFMERYSNSTREVAQDGRRGALMLSVSIKHPDSESFIDAKMEQGKVTGANVSVKIQDDFMQAVESGTPYTQQYPINGEAQYTKDTDAGKIWKKIVKNAWKSAEPGILFWDTIIKESVPDCYADLGYRTVSTNPCGEIPLCPYDSCRLLAINLYSYVENPFSKDAKFNFELFKEHIHYAQRIMDDIIDLELEKIDAILEKVEEDPEAEDIKFTERNLWESIRRKADEGRRTGIGITAEGDMLAALGLRYGSDNATDFSEEIHKTIAIEAYRSSVYLAKDRGAFTIYDAEREKNNPLINRIKDADAGLYEKMVKYGRRNIALLTIAPTGTTSLMTQTTSGIEPVFLPVYKRRRKVNPNDKDTRVDFIDEVGDSWEEYIVFHHHFKTWMKANGYDTSVDYSQEDLDKMVKESPYYKATSNDVDWLNKVRMQGKIQKWVDHSISVTINLPADVKEELVGHLYFEAWKSGCKGVTVYRDGSRSGVLISNDDNKKKTEEGSFPLKRPETLEADVVRFQNNKEKWIAFIGLMDGKPYEIFTGLHDDEDGILLPRSITKGNIIKSWEGEDSRYDFQYANKRGYKTTIEGLSHKFNPVYWNYAKLISGTLRHGMPIHKIVELVTSLQLDNDTINSWKSGVARALKKYIPDGTIADDAKCGECGSDDVVYQEGCLTCLSCGCSKCG; from the coding sequence ATGGCAGTAAACGAAGTATCTGTAAAAGCCCCGGCGGGCAAAAAAATTTACTCTCAGGAAGAAGCAGTAAATGCCTCGCTCGAGTACTTCAGAGGAGACGATTTGGCAGCAAGAGTTTGGGTGAACAAGTACGCCCTTAAAGATTCGTACGGAAATATTTTTGAGCTAACTCCGGACGACATGCACAAACGACTTGCAAAAGAAATCGCACGCATTGAAGAACGATATCCTAATCCATTAACCGAAGATGAAATCTACAGCGTCCTTAAAGATTTCAAATACATTGTTCCGCAGGGAGGACCAATGACCGGTATCGGAAACGACTATCAAATCGCATCACTATCCAACTGTTTTGTAGTAGGAAACGATGGAGACTCAGATTCGTATGGTGGAATAATGAAAATTGACCAGGAACAGGTGCAATTGATGAAACGCCGTGGAGGAGTGGGACACGACCTGTCGCATATCCGCCCAAAAGGTTCTCCGGTAAAGAACTCGGCATTAACATCAACTGGTATTGTTCCGTTTATGGAGCGCTATTCCAATTCAACACGCGAAGTAGCGCAAGATGGACGTCGCGGTGCACTTATGCTTTCCGTATCGATTAAACACCCCGACTCGGAAAGTTTTATCGATGCTAAAATGGAACAAGGCAAAGTAACCGGAGCCAACGTATCGGTAAAAATTCAGGATGATTTTATGCAGGCTGTTGAATCAGGAACACCTTATACGCAGCAATATCCTATCAACGGAGAAGCACAATACACCAAAGATACCGATGCAGGTAAAATTTGGAAGAAAATTGTAAAGAATGCATGGAAATCAGCTGAGCCTGGAATTCTGTTCTGGGATACAATTATTAAAGAATCAGTACCGGATTGTTATGCCGACCTCGGTTACCGCACGGTTTCTACCAATCCATGTGGTGAAATTCCGCTGTGCCCTTACGATAGCTGCCGCTTGTTAGCCATCAACTTGTATTCGTACGTAGAAAATCCGTTCTCCAAAGACGCAAAGTTTAATTTCGAATTGTTTAAAGAACACATCCATTATGCGCAACGCATTATGGACGATATTATCGATCTTGAACTGGAAAAAATTGATGCCATTTTAGAAAAAGTTGAGGAAGATCCAGAAGCAGAAGATATTAAATTTACCGAAAGAAATCTCTGGGAAAGTATTCGCAGAAAAGCAGACGAAGGTCGTCGTACCGGTATTGGTATTACTGCCGAAGGCGACATGCTGGCTGCATTAGGATTACGCTATGGTAGCGATAATGCAACTGATTTCTCGGAAGAAATTCACAAAACAATTGCCATTGAAGCTTACCGTTCGTCGGTATACCTGGCAAAAGACCGTGGAGCATTTACCATTTACGATGCCGAGCGCGAAAAGAACAACCCACTTATCAACCGCATTAAAGATGCCGATGCTGGTCTTTATGAAAAAATGGTAAAATACGGCCGTAGAAATATTGCGCTGTTAACGATTGCTCCAACCGGAACAACCAGCCTGATGACGCAAACAACATCGGGTATCGAGCCGGTTTTCCTTCCGGTATACAAACGCCGCCGCAAAGTAAATCCAAACGACAAGGATACTCGTGTTGATTTTATTGATGAGGTTGGTGATAGCTGGGAAGAGTACATTGTTTTCCACCACCATTTTAAAACCTGGATGAAAGCGAATGGTTATGATACTTCTGTTGATTATTCGCAGGAAGACCTCGATAAAATGGTTAAAGAGTCGCCTTATTACAAAGCTACATCAAACGATGTTGACTGGCTGAATAAAGTGCGCATGCAAGGAAAAATTCAGAAATGGGTTGACCACTCGATTTCGGTAACTATTAACCTGCCTGCCGATGTAAAAGAAGAGCTGGTTGGCCACTTGTATTTCGAAGCATGGAAAAGCGGCTGTAAAGGAGTTACCGTTTATCGCGACGGATCACGCTCAGGTGTGCTTATTTCGAACGACGACAACAAGAAAAAAACGGAAGAAGGCTCATTCCCGCTGAAACGTCCTGAAACATTGGAAGCCGATGTAGTTCGTTTCCAGAACAACAAGGAAAAGTGGATTGCTTTTATCGGGTTAATGGATGGCAAACCTTACGAGATTTTCACCGGTTTGCACGACGATGAAGACGGAATCCTGCTGCCTCGCTCGATAACAAAAGGTAATATTATTAAAAGCTGGGAAGGCGAAGATTCGCGTTATGATTTCCAATATGCGAACAAACGTGGTTACAAAACCACTATTGAAGGATTGTCGCACAAATTCAATCCTGTATACTGGAATTACGCGAAATTAATTTCTGGAACATTGCGCCACGGTATGCCAATTCATAAAATTGTTGAACTGGTAACCAGTTTGCAACTGGATAATGATACCATTAACTCGTGGAAATCGGGTGTTGCACGTGCACTGAAGAAATACATTCCGGACGGAACAATTGCCGATGATGCAAAATGCGGCGAATGTGGATCTGACGATGTAGTGTACCAGGAAGGCTGTTTAACCTGCCTCTCTTGCGGATGCTCGAAATGCGGATAA